A region of Mammaliicoccus sp. Dog046 DNA encodes the following proteins:
- the rpsT gene encoding 30S ribosomal protein S20, protein MPNIKSAIKRVSTTQKKDAANISQKNDMRSAVKAARTAIEDNADNKGELVSLAVKKVDKASKKNLIHSNKADRIKSSLMSKAN, encoded by the coding sequence ATGCCAAACATTAAATCTGCAATTAAACGTGTTTCTACAACTCAAAAGAAAGACGCTGCAAACATTTCACAAAAAAATGATATGCGTTCTGCTGTTAAAGCTGCAAGAACTGCTATCGAAGATAATGCTGATAACAAAGGTGAATTAGTTTCATTAGCTGTTAAGAAAGTTGATAAAGCTTCTAAAAAGAACCTTATTCATTCAAATAAAGCTGATAGAATTAAATCAAGCTTAATGTCAAAAGCTAACTAA
- the nadD gene encoding nicotinate (nicotinamide) nucleotide adenylyltransferase, translating into MKKLVIYGGQFNPIHIGHMLVASEAYQLIKPDEFVFLPSYQSPLKEHNESYLIESERVKMLELAIEDLGFGQIDQREINRKGTSYTFDTILSIKQDYPDYQIYFVIGTDQFEHLHKWKHIEELKEMLIFIVVNREVDTQNVNQGMIALNMPRIDISSTVIRQRCKNRQSIKMFVTPRIEAYIKRGRLYEN; encoded by the coding sequence ATGAAAAAATTAGTGATATATGGCGGTCAGTTTAACCCTATACACATTGGACATATGTTAGTTGCGAGTGAGGCTTATCAGTTAATTAAACCAGATGAGTTTGTGTTCTTACCTAGTTATCAATCACCATTGAAGGAACATAATGAATCATATTTAATTGAGTCAGAACGTGTTAAAATGCTAGAATTAGCCATTGAAGATTTAGGATTTGGTCAGATAGATCAACGTGAAATTAATAGAAAAGGCACGAGTTATACATTCGATACAATTCTATCAATTAAACAAGACTACCCGGATTATCAAATTTATTTCGTTATTGGTACAGACCAATTCGAACATTTACACAAATGGAAACACATTGAAGAATTAAAAGAAATGCTCATTTTCATAGTTGTAAATAGGGAAGTTGATACTCAAAACGTCAATCAAGGTATGATTGCTTTAAATATGCCGAGAATTGATATAAGTTCTACTGTAATACGTCAAAGATGTAAAAATCGTCAATCAATCAAGATGTTTGTGACACCAAGAATTGAAGCATATATAAAAAGGGGACGATTGTATGAAAATTAA
- a CDS encoding helix-hairpin-helix domain-containing protein, with protein sequence MDNVKKIIEWIKMYKHFVFVGIILVFVIIKGLFGIGNADNEDENMISMNQAQDSKIENNQISKSNKETEHISKNEDTVKDVVVDVKGAVSFPNTYKMTTTDRINDVLQKAQVKSNADLSKINLSEKLKDQMYIYIPIVGESAPPTQLASEQSNKLEVNINTATKEQIEKLPGIGPSKAESIVRTREAEGEFKSIEDLKKVKGFGDKTIESLKEFIVLN encoded by the coding sequence TTGGATAACGTTAAAAAAATAATAGAATGGATTAAAATGTATAAGCATTTTGTTTTTGTAGGCATAATATTAGTTTTTGTAATCATTAAAGGCTTATTTGGAATAGGAAATGCTGACAATGAAGATGAGAATATGATTTCAATGAATCAAGCGCAAGATAGCAAAATAGAAAATAATCAAATATCGAAATCTAACAAAGAAACAGAGCATATTTCTAAAAATGAAGATACAGTGAAAGATGTTGTCGTAGATGTTAAAGGTGCAGTATCATTTCCAAATACCTATAAGATGACAACGACAGATAGAATTAATGATGTGTTGCAGAAAGCACAAGTAAAATCAAATGCTGATTTATCGAAAATTAATTTATCTGAAAAACTTAAAGATCAAATGTATATTTATATACCAATAGTTGGGGAATCAGCGCCACCTACACAATTAGCATCAGAGCAATCAAATAAATTAGAAGTGAATATCAATACAGCAACGAAAGAACAAATTGAGAAACTTCCTGGAATAGGTCCGAGTAAGGCAGAATCGATTGTGAGAACAAGAGAAGCTGAAGGAGAGTTTAAATCAATTGAAGATTTGAAGAAAGTTAAAGGCTTTGGTGACAAAACGATAGAATCTTTAAAAGAATTTATTGTATTAAATTGA
- a CDS encoding IS3 family transposase (programmed frameshift) translates to MKRVAYSVETKYKVVEMKLKGYSAREIMDALNIKNESQVKVWWKWYRNGETHRFNQQVGKQYSYGKGNEEFSTVETLKIELKRKEVENEIFKKVQGIGKEVVPEVVVELVNELKSKYTVKVILEALDIPKSNYYRWKNKDFSISEDEREIIELCKKHRFTYGYRKITALLNRKNNKKINHKKVQRIMQKHKLNCKVRVKKSKRPGNPYYKTHNLLNRNFKAEKPLEVLLTDITYLPFGNTMLYLSSIMDAYNGEIVAYKIGKNQNQELVNETLKQLQLEPGAILHSDQGSVYTSYEYYALCTEKGITRSMSRKGTPADNAPIECFHASLKCETFYLNSELRSSNTIVIDIVENYIENYNKVRIQQKLGYLSPIEYRKLAA, encoded by the exons ATGAAAAGAGTGGCATATTCAGTTGAAACAAAATATAAAGTAGTAGAAATGAAACTTAAAGGATATAGCGCAAGAGAAATAATGGATGCTTTAAATATTAAAAATGAATCTCAAGTTAAAGTGTGGTGGAAATGGTATAGAAATGGGGAAACACATAGATTCAATCAACAAGTAGGTAAACAATATTCCTATGGAAAAGGAAATGAAGAATTTAGCACTGTTGAAACACTAAAAATTGAATTAAAGCGCAAAGAAGTAGAAAATGAAATTT TTAAAAAAGTACAAGGAATTGGAAAGGAAGTGGTCCCAGAAGTAGTTGTTGAATTAGTAAATGAATTGAAATCTAAATATACAGTGAAAGTCATTTTAGAAGCTTTAGATATTCCAAAATCAAATTATTACAGATGGAAAAACAAAGATTTCAGTATATCTGAGGATGAACGAGAAATTATAGAACTATGTAAGAAACATCGTTTTACATATGGTTATAGAAAAATAACTGCCTTGTTAAATAGAAAAAATAATAAAAAAATTAATCACAAGAAAGTACAAAGGATTATGCAAAAACATAAATTAAATTGTAAAGTACGCGTGAAGAAATCGAAAAGACCAGGAAACCCATATTATAAGACACATAATCTATTGAATAGAAATTTCAAAGCAGAGAAACCTTTAGAAGTACTTTTAACAGATATCACTTATTTACCCTTCGGGAATACAATGTTGTATCTTTCATCTATCATGGATGCTTACAATGGTGAAATTGTGGCATATAAAATTGGTAAAAACCAAAATCAAGAATTAGTAAATGAGACATTAAAACAACTTCAATTGGAACCAGGAGCTATATTACATAGTGATCAAGGAAGTGTGTATACTTCTTATGAATACTATGCCCTATGTACAGAAAAAGGCATTACCAGAAGCATGTCCCGTAAGGGAACGCCAGCTGATAATGCCCCAATAGAATGTTTTCATGCCTCTCTAAAGTGTGAAACATTCTACTTAAACAGTGAGCTTAGAAGCTCTAATACTATTGTAATAGATATTGTCGAAAATTACATTGAAAACTATAATAAAGTTAGAATTCAACAAAAACTAGGCTACTTATCCCCTATAGAATATAGGAAATTAGCAGCCTAG
- a CDS encoding ComE operon protein 2 codes for MERIEWKEYFMAQSHLLSLRSTCERLSVGATIVKDNRVIAGGYNGSVSGEEHCIDNGCLVVEGHCIRTIHAEMNAILQCAKLGVSAEGATIYVTHFPCLNCTKSIIQAGIKRIYYADDYHNHTYAVQLLKQSGVHVEKINFHPEDIVKYLN; via the coding sequence ATGGAAAGAATTGAATGGAAAGAGTATTTTATGGCGCAAAGTCATTTGTTATCGTTAAGATCTACATGTGAGCGTCTTTCTGTTGGAGCAACAATCGTGAAAGATAATCGTGTTATCGCCGGCGGTTACAATGGTTCCGTTTCTGGTGAAGAACATTGTATAGATAATGGCTGTTTAGTCGTAGAAGGGCATTGTATTAGAACGATTCATGCCGAAATGAATGCAATCCTTCAATGTGCGAAATTAGGTGTTTCTGCAGAAGGAGCAACGATTTATGTGACGCACTTCCCATGTTTGAATTGTACAAAGTCAATTATTCAAGCAGGTATTAAGAGAATTTATTATGCAGATGATTATCATAACCATACATATGCAGTTCAATTATTGAAACAATCTGGTGTCCACGTGGAGAAAATTAATTTTCATCCAGAAGACATTGTTAAATACTTAAACTAA
- a CDS encoding DNA internalization-related competence protein ComEC/Rec2 — protein MIVTCFIFLVLGLYIYPKISLSEMESFNKDSKNISVSNMIQFNDQVKINGDLLEMIGDIKGKTYKVYYSFKSPQEKKQFQQAPPIFKNCYITYNQREILPNTNALKFNFNEYLIQNQIDGVLNVKNAFIADCSSRSLNIIEHIQQYREQLILKLKKSSMKHIDDIIALSLGETRYLTDERREQLKKLGIYHLYAVSGSHVALVNVFLFRLLLKFNIKYEHAELIVFFLLPIYAVMTGMSPSVLRAVGVVMLFMIIRKMTYLDSLQILSITFILFTIISPNTIHDIGFQLSYIISTFLLLAIPIIKPFNLFYKILIVNLICQLSSLFILILHFNAFQWLGFITNFLFIPLFELIIFPIVMFFMILFVIFGNVPSFIIFIVESLLSETISLIEWIALLPIKDFVVRNLNSFSYFILLVTIIVMCYFIVKKRLFIAVVLFLVMLMCVSINFKSDKVMVKFLDVGQGDAMINYHFDTNKVVMIDTGGKLKSPKEEWKQRLKQSNYTDSVIVPELNEQGFNSIDYLIITHPHLDHMGELQKLSERIIIKNLIINENTWNTKELQMILQNVVKSNTKIIDSKQLETLKVGETTYRFFNQQSENHEDKNETSIVTEMNVFNKKLLFTGDATQKVENHIQDQLSNQYDVLKVGHHGSLTSSGESFISHIRPKMCIISAGRHNKYGLPKIETINTLKANQCKIYNTQDVGMITFTFERNHMMMTTGVIEYNKKTHKNH, from the coding sequence ATGATTGTTACATGTTTTATATTCTTAGTGTTAGGTTTGTATATTTATCCGAAAATATCTTTATCTGAGATGGAAAGTTTTAATAAAGATTCTAAAAATATTAGTGTTTCAAATATGATTCAATTTAATGATCAAGTTAAAATAAATGGTGATTTATTAGAAATGATAGGTGATATTAAAGGGAAGACTTATAAAGTATATTACTCCTTTAAATCACCACAAGAAAAGAAGCAATTTCAGCAAGCGCCACCTATCTTTAAAAATTGTTATATAACTTACAATCAACGCGAAATATTACCTAATACAAATGCACTGAAATTCAATTTCAATGAATATCTTATTCAAAATCAAATTGATGGTGTTTTAAATGTGAAGAATGCTTTTATTGCAGACTGTTCTTCAAGATCTTTAAACATAATTGAACATATACAACAATATAGAGAGCAACTCATTTTAAAATTGAAAAAGTCATCGATGAAACATATCGATGATATTATTGCTCTATCTTTGGGTGAAACACGATATTTAACCGATGAAAGAAGGGAACAATTAAAAAAATTAGGTATTTATCATTTATATGCAGTGAGTGGCTCACATGTCGCATTAGTGAATGTATTTTTATTTAGGCTATTGCTAAAATTCAATATTAAATATGAACATGCAGAGCTGATAGTGTTTTTCTTGTTGCCGATATATGCAGTTATGACGGGAATGAGTCCGAGTGTATTGAGAGCGGTCGGTGTTGTTATGTTATTTATGATTATAAGAAAAATGACATATCTTGATTCATTACAGATTCTATCAATAACATTCATTTTATTTACAATTATTTCTCCAAATACAATCCACGATATTGGTTTTCAATTATCATATATTATTTCAACTTTTTTACTTCTTGCAATTCCTATAATTAAACCATTTAATTTATTCTATAAAATTCTAATCGTTAATCTTATATGTCAATTATCCTCGCTATTTATTTTAATACTACATTTTAATGCTTTTCAATGGCTCGGTTTTATCACTAACTTTCTTTTTATCCCACTATTTGAATTGATTATTTTTCCGATTGTAATGTTTTTTATGATCTTATTTGTGATTTTTGGTAATGTACCATCTTTTATCATTTTCATTGTTGAATCATTATTAAGTGAAACTATTTCCTTAATTGAATGGATAGCCTTATTGCCAATTAAAGACTTTGTCGTTCGAAATTTGAACAGCTTTAGTTATTTTATCCTATTAGTTACTATTATTGTAATGTGTTATTTTATTGTGAAAAAACGGTTGTTTATAGCTGTTGTTCTATTTTTAGTTATGTTGATGTGTGTGTCTATCAACTTTAAATCCGATAAAGTTATGGTCAAATTTTTAGATGTAGGACAAGGTGATGCAATGATTAATTATCATTTTGATACTAATAAAGTAGTAATGATTGATACTGGTGGTAAATTAAAATCACCTAAAGAAGAGTGGAAACAAAGATTGAAACAAAGTAATTATACAGATTCTGTGATTGTACCTGAGCTAAATGAACAAGGATTCAATTCGATAGATTATCTTATTATTACTCATCCTCATTTAGATCATATGGGTGAACTACAAAAACTTAGTGAAAGAATTATCATTAAGAACCTAATTATTAATGAAAATACTTGGAATACAAAAGAACTCCAAATGATTTTACAAAATGTTGTAAAATCAAATACGAAAATCATTGATAGTAAACAACTTGAGACTTTAAAAGTAGGGGAAACAACTTATCGTTTCTTTAATCAGCAAAGTGAAAATCATGAAGATAAAAATGAAACATCTATAGTAACCGAAATGAATGTATTTAATAAAAAGTTATTATTTACTGGAGATGCAACGCAGAAAGTTGAAAATCATATACAAGATCAATTAAGTAATCAATATGATGTGCTTAAAGTTGGTCATCATGGTAGTTTAACGAGTTCAGGTGAGTCATTTATATCGCATATAAGACCGAAAATGTGCATCATTAGCGCAGGTAGACACAATAAATATGGTTTGCCTAAAATAGAAACAATTAATACACTTAAAGCGAATCAATGTAAAATATACAACACGCAAGATGTAGGGATGATCACTTTTACATTCGAACGAAATCATATGATGATGACTACAGGTGTAATCGAATATAATAAAAAAACACACAAAAATCATTGA
- a CDS encoding class I SAM-dependent methyltransferase, which yields MAYDRMSDYYDLLTNDQPYDKWKEIVGHYVVNPTNEILDIGCGTGRLTAQLTEFGHVSGLDLSEDMLNIAEKRNPDIKWYCQDMRDLDLPQQYDVITIFCDSLNYVTDPEDVLQVFNYVNQYLKDDGLLIFDVHSINKMNHQFNNQNYIDETEQLMLTWQAISGDEPNSVYHQMSFFVEREDGLYERFDEEHYQCTYEPSLYKQLLEFAGFEVKHTFTDFDINTFDENGDRHFFVAQK from the coding sequence ATGGCTTATGATCGTATGAGCGATTATTATGACCTTCTAACTAACGATCAACCTTATGATAAATGGAAAGAAATTGTTGGACATTACGTAGTAAATCCGACTAACGAAATTCTTGATATCGGGTGTGGTACAGGGAGACTAACTGCACAACTCACTGAATTCGGACATGTAAGTGGACTTGATTTGAGTGAAGATATGTTAAATATTGCAGAGAAACGAAATCCTGATATTAAATGGTATTGTCAAGATATGAGAGATTTAGATTTACCACAACAATATGATGTGATTACAATTTTTTGTGATAGCCTTAATTATGTAACTGATCCGGAAGATGTTTTACAAGTGTTCAACTATGTAAATCAATATTTAAAGGATGACGGTTTACTTATTTTTGATGTGCATTCAATTAATAAAATGAACCATCAATTTAATAATCAAAATTATATTGATGAAACAGAACAATTAATGTTAACATGGCAAGCAATTTCAGGTGATGAGCCAAATAGTGTATATCATCAAATGTCATTCTTTGTTGAACGAGAAGATGGCTTGTATGAACGATTTGATGAAGAACATTATCAATGTACGTATGAACCATCACTTTATAAGCAGTTACTAGAGTTTGCTGGTTTTGAAGTTAAACATACTTTTACTGATTTTGATATCAATACATTCGATGAAAATGGAGATAGACACTTTTTTGTGGCTCAAAAATAA
- the yhbY gene encoding ribosome assembly RNA-binding protein YhbY: MLTGKQKRYLRKEAHHLDPIFQIGKGGLNENMIEQVKEALEKRELIKIHILQNNMDDHKEIATSLADHTEGELVQLIGNIIVLYKESQENKKIELP, encoded by the coding sequence ATGTTAACAGGTAAACAAAAGAGATATTTAAGAAAAGAAGCTCATCATTTGGATCCAATCTTTCAAATCGGTAAAGGTGGATTAAATGAAAATATGATAGAACAAGTAAAAGAAGCTTTAGAGAAGAGAGAACTAATCAAAATTCACATCTTACAAAATAATATGGATGACCATAAAGAAATAGCTACTTCACTTGCTGATCACACTGAAGGTGAACTCGTTCAATTAATAGGTAACATTATTGTTTTATATAAAGAATCTCAAGAAAATAAAAAAATAGAATTACCATAA
- the holA gene encoding DNA polymerase III subunit delta codes for MKDNLVLNYGAVHSLIEKKSEEVINQYLKGERDEFNYVKFDLYETPISNAIEEALTLPFLSDKKVVHIKNAYLFTGEKVTNNINQNVDQFIDFIEQYDGETLVVLDVFNEKLDERKKLVKTVKKNARLNKIEQMTEQEMKQWIKSYLNEQYKDIKEDALVTFIELTGIQFNIIKAELDKLILFIGDEAVINKQDVKDIVSRSLEQNVFLLTEYIQKGKKEQSINLLKDLINMKEEPIKLLALITSNYRLYYQCKILANKHYSEQQIAKTIGVHPYRVKLALRMVRNLSLDRLLSTIDLCAETDYDLKSSYMDKVLILELFILRI; via the coding sequence TTGAAAGACAATCTTGTGTTGAATTATGGCGCTGTTCATTCATTAATTGAGAAGAAATCAGAAGAGGTTATTAACCAATATTTAAAGGGTGAACGTGATGAGTTTAACTATGTGAAATTTGATTTGTATGAAACTCCAATTTCAAATGCTATTGAAGAAGCGTTGACTTTGCCTTTCCTCTCAGATAAAAAAGTAGTACATATTAAAAATGCTTATCTTTTCACGGGTGAAAAAGTAACGAATAATATTAACCAAAATGTTGATCAATTTATCGATTTTATTGAACAATATGATGGAGAAACTTTAGTAGTACTAGATGTATTTAATGAGAAGTTAGATGAAAGAAAAAAATTAGTTAAAACAGTTAAAAAAAATGCGCGTTTAAATAAGATCGAACAAATGACTGAACAAGAAATGAAGCAGTGGATAAAATCGTATTTGAACGAACAATATAAGGATATTAAAGAAGATGCTTTAGTTACTTTTATTGAACTTACAGGGATTCAATTTAATATTATAAAAGCTGAACTAGATAAATTGATTTTGTTTATAGGGGACGAAGCAGTTATAAATAAACAAGATGTGAAAGATATTGTTAGTCGCTCATTAGAACAAAATGTCTTTTTACTTACTGAATATATTCAAAAAGGTAAAAAAGAACAATCAATTAATTTACTAAAAGATTTAATCAATATGAAAGAAGAACCAATTAAATTATTGGCATTGATTACTAGTAATTATCGATTGTATTATCAGTGTAAAATATTAGCTAATAAACATTATAGTGAACAGCAAATTGCTAAAACAATAGGTGTACATCCATATAGAGTCAAACTTGCGCTTAGGATGGTTAGAAACTTATCATTAGATAGACTATTATCTACAATTGATTTATGTGCAGAAACTGATTATGACTTAAAGTCATCATATATGGATAAAGTCCTTATTTTAGAACTTTTTATTTTAAGAATATAA
- a CDS encoding YqzM family protein produces MNRFEGKNTQGRNNDVKDSGFGFIVAFSFFAVIYIIAQVFSLLPN; encoded by the coding sequence ATGAACAGATTTGAAGGTAAGAATACTCAAGGGCGTAACAATGATGTTAAAGACTCTGGATTTGGATTTATAGTTGCTTTCTCATTCTTTGCGGTAATTTATATTATTGCACAAGTCTTTAGTCTACTTCCAAATTAA
- the lepA gene encoding translation elongation factor 4: protein MDRTKRLERQNKIRNFSIIAHIDHGKSTLADRILENTKSVETRDMKDQLLDSMDLERERGITIKLNAVRLNYTAKDGETYILHLIDTPGHVDFTYEVSRSLAACEGAILVVDAAQGIEAQTLANVYLALDNDLELIPVVNKIDLPAAEPERVKQEIEDVIGLDASDAVLASAKANIGIEDILEKVVEMVPPPEGDPDNPLQALIFDSSFDAYRGVISSIRVVEGSVKAGDKIQMMSTGKTFEVNEVGINTPKQLPVQSLSVGDVGYIVASIKNVGDSNVGDTITLADRPAEKPLKGYKKMNPMVFCGLYPIDNSKYNDLREALERLQLNDASLEFEAETSQALGFGFRTGFLGLLHMEIIQERIEREFNIELIATAPSVIYECELTDGEKVQIDNPSQFPDPQKINTIYEPFVKATMMVPNDYVGAVMELCQKKRGNFKTMDYLDDIRVNIIYEIPLSEVVFDFFDQLKSNTKGYASFDYELIGYQESKLVKMDILLNADKVDALSFIVHKDFAYDRGKAIVDKLKTLIPRQQFEVPVQAAIGNKIVARTNIKSMGKNVLAKCYGGDISRKRKLLEKQKAGKAKMKSVGNVEIPQDAFLAVLKMDEE from the coding sequence ATGGACAGAACTAAACGCCTGGAGCGCCAAAATAAAATTAGAAACTTTTCAATCATAGCTCATATTGATCATGGAAAATCAACATTAGCTGATAGAATTTTAGAAAACACGAAAAGTGTCGAAACAAGAGATATGAAAGATCAATTGTTGGATTCAATGGATCTTGAAAGAGAACGTGGTATTACCATCAAACTAAACGCTGTAAGACTGAATTATACAGCTAAAGATGGAGAAACATATATTTTACATTTAATTGATACACCGGGGCATGTCGATTTTACATATGAAGTTTCACGTTCATTAGCAGCTTGTGAAGGGGCTATTTTAGTTGTTGATGCTGCCCAAGGTATCGAGGCACAAACGTTAGCGAATGTTTATTTAGCATTAGATAATGATTTGGAACTTATTCCTGTAGTCAATAAAATTGATTTACCTGCTGCTGAACCTGAGCGAGTAAAACAAGAAATTGAAGATGTTATTGGTTTGGATGCAAGTGATGCTGTATTAGCAAGTGCGAAAGCTAATATCGGAATAGAAGATATTTTAGAAAAAGTAGTGGAAATGGTACCACCTCCTGAAGGTGACCCTGATAATCCATTACAAGCGCTTATATTTGATTCATCATTTGATGCGTACAGAGGTGTAATTTCATCAATAAGAGTTGTTGAAGGTTCGGTGAAGGCTGGAGATAAGATTCAAATGATGTCTACTGGTAAAACGTTTGAAGTAAATGAAGTAGGTATAAATACACCTAAACAATTGCCAGTACAATCGTTATCTGTCGGGGATGTTGGTTATATTGTTGCATCTATTAAAAATGTTGGGGATTCTAACGTCGGTGATACAATTACATTAGCGGATAGACCAGCTGAAAAGCCATTAAAAGGTTATAAAAAAATGAACCCAATGGTATTCTGTGGACTATATCCAATAGACAATAGTAAATACAATGATTTGAGAGAAGCATTAGAAAGACTTCAATTAAATGATGCTTCTTTAGAGTTCGAAGCTGAGACATCACAAGCTTTAGGTTTTGGTTTCAGAACTGGATTCTTAGGATTACTTCATATGGAGATTATTCAAGAAAGAATTGAAAGAGAATTTAATATTGAATTAATAGCTACGGCACCTTCAGTTATATATGAGTGTGAATTAACAGATGGTGAGAAAGTACAAATTGATAATCCGTCACAATTCCCTGATCCACAAAAAATTAATACAATTTACGAACCGTTTGTAAAAGCAACGATGATGGTACCAAATGATTATGTTGGTGCTGTTATGGAATTATGCCAAAAGAAACGTGGTAATTTCAAAACTATGGATTATTTAGATGATATTCGTGTGAATATTATTTATGAAATTCCATTATCTGAAGTTGTATTTGATTTCTTTGACCAATTAAAATCAAACACTAAAGGTTATGCATCTTTTGATTATGAATTAATAGGTTATCAAGAAAGTAAATTAGTTAAAATGGATATATTATTAAATGCGGATAAAGTTGATGCATTGAGTTTCATAGTTCATAAAGACTTTGCTTATGATCGTGGAAAAGCAATCGTAGATAAATTAAAAACTTTAATCCCTAGACAACAATTTGAAGTACCAGTACAAGCGGCAATTGGAAATAAGATTGTAGCACGTACTAATATTAAATCTATGGGTAAAAACGTATTGGCAAAATGTTACGGTGGTGACATTAGTCGTAAACGTAAGTTACTTGAAAAACAAAAAGCAGGTAAAGCTAAAATGAAATCTGTTGGTAATGTAGAAATACCACAAGATGCATTTCTTGCTGTACTTAAAATGGACGAAGAATAA
- the rsfS gene encoding ribosome silencing factor has protein sequence MNAQELMEKSLIACDDKRAEDIIAIDMQGISDITDYFVVCHGNSDKQVQAIARNVKDEAEMNDVQVKRLEGFNEARWILIDLGNVVVHVFHREERDYYNLERLYKDAPLITLNEVSH, from the coding sequence ATGAACGCTCAAGAATTAATGGAAAAAAGTTTAATCGCGTGTGATGATAAACGCGCTGAAGATATTATAGCAATTGATATGCAAGGTATTAGTGATATAACTGACTATTTTGTTGTTTGTCACGGAAATAGTGATAAACAAGTTCAAGCAATTGCTAGAAACGTAAAAGACGAAGCAGAAATGAATGATGTTCAAGTAAAAAGGTTAGAAGGATTTAATGAAGCAAGATGGATTTTAATTGATTTAGGTAACGTTGTTGTACATGTCTTCCATAGAGAAGAAAGAGATTACTATAATCTTGAAAGATTATATAAAGATGCACCACTTATTACATTAAATGAGGTATCACATTAA
- the yqeK gene encoding bis(5'-nucleosyl)-tetraphosphatase (symmetrical) YqeK encodes MKIKKAVKLVEDTLPSKRYNHSMRVAETGKKIAEMFDGDAKKVELAGILHDLCKYEELSKLYQSVTEYDLGQDLLSYGSEILHGPVAAARLKDLYEIDDEEIYYAIYNHTTGRAQMNKTEKIIFIADYIEPKRTQPGVDEIRDIVFKEKSLDKAVYEISKNTVLHLVSKDKTVHLKTIECLNYYNLHSEQ; translated from the coding sequence ATGAAAATTAAAAAAGCAGTTAAATTAGTTGAAGATACATTACCTTCTAAAAGATATAATCATTCTATGAGAGTTGCAGAAACAGGAAAAAAGATAGCCGAAATGTTCGATGGTGATGCAAAGAAAGTCGAACTGGCAGGTATTCTACATGATCTATGTAAATATGAAGAACTTTCTAAATTGTATCAAAGTGTGACAGAATATGACTTAGGCCAAGACTTATTAAGTTATGGTTCAGAAATATTACATGGGCCAGTTGCTGCAGCACGATTGAAAGACTTATATGAAATCGATGATGAAGAGATATATTATGCGATCTATAACCATACAACAGGCAGAGCGCAAATGAATAAAACTGAAAAAATTATTTTTATAGCTGACTATATTGAACCTAAACGCACACAACCTGGTGTTGATGAAATCAGAGATATTGTATTCAAAGAAAAAAGTTTAGATAAAGCAGTATACGAAATTTCAAAAAATACTGTTTTACATCTTGTTAGTAAAGATAAAACTGTACATTTAAAAACTATTGAATGTTTAAATTATTATAATTTACATTCAGAACAATAA